CATCATCGGCTGACAGAGCCTGCCATCCGGTCCGGTGCGCGGCGGCCACAGGCCGCCCTGTGCCCGGGGAAGGACCGTTGCCGACGTATTTGATAGGGCGGGCCATGCCCGCCACACGGCACCAGGCGATAGCGGAGCGACGGACGCCCTGCCCGCCGATCCGCGACCGCCCGCTCAGACGCCGTACTCGGCGCGGTAGGCCTCCACCCGGTCCACGAACCCGGCCAGTTCGCCCGGCTGGTCCTTGATGAACGCCAGCAGGTCGGACAGGTCCACGATGCTCGCCACCGACAGACCGTAGTCGCGCTCCACCTCCTGGATGGCCGACAGTTCGCCGCGGCCACGTTCCTGGCGGTTGAGCGAGATCAGCACGCCGGCGGGCGTGGCGCCCGCCGCCTGGATGATGTCCACCGATTCACGGATCGCGGTGCCGGCGGTGATCACGTCGTCGACGATGAGCACGCGGCCTGCCAGCGGCGCACCGACGAGGTTGCCGCCCTCACCGTGATCCTTGGCCTCCTTGCGGTTGAAGCAGTATGGCACGTCGCGGCCGTGGTGGTCGGCCAGCGCGATGGCGGTGGCCGCCGCCAGCGGAATG
The window above is part of the Chromatiales bacterium genome. Proteins encoded here:
- the pyrE gene encoding orotate phosphoribosyltransferase, translating into MKDYQKEFLGFAIGQGVLRFGEFTLKSGRTSPYFFNAGLFNTGGALARLGRYYAQAIVDAGIGFDMLFGPAYKGIPLAAATAIALADHHGRDVPYCFNRKEAKDHGEGGNLVGAPLAGRVLIVDDVITAGTAIRESVDIIQAAGATPAGVLISLNRQERGRGELSAIQEVERDYGLSVASIVDLSDLLAFIKDQPGELAGFVDRVEAYRAEYGV